A stretch of DNA from Natrinema salaciae:
GGCGAAAACCGACTCCTGCTTGGCAGCGTCGCCGAGCGTATCGTCCGGACGTCGCCCGTTCCTGTGCTGACGGTGCGGCAACTCGATCCGGCTGGCGACGGTGACGACGGCGACGAACTCGCTGTCTCCGGCTGATTCGGCGAGCACGCCGGCTCGACGCCGGGTCGCGATACCGGCGATTACTTCCCGGCCGGTCACGCAGCACGTACCATGTACGACGAACTCATCGAGAGCGGCGACCTGCCGCTCTCCCGGAAATCCGTCCTGCCCGGAACCGGCTTCTTCCTGCCCGACGCGCTCGAGGAGGACCTCGAGGATCAACAGACCGAAGCCGCACTCGAGGGGGCCGACGTCGCGGTCATCGCGGACCCGGACGCCGACGGACTGGCCTGCGTCGCGCTCGTTCGGGAGGCCTACGACGACGTGCGGAACGTCCCGACACCCGACGATGCCGAGGCGGGAGACGGCGACGGCACGCCCGCACCGGCGGCGGACGCGACGGACGACGCCGACGAGCAGAACGTCGTCGTCGCGACCGGCGACGACGAGCCGCTCGAGGAACCCGAGCCGACACCCCACAATGTCGCGCTCGTCCCGGCGAGCCCCCACGACGTGGAGGACGCGCTGGCTCGCGTCGCCGAGTACGGCGACGAGGGGATCGACCTCTTCGTCTGCGACCTCGCGCCGGACAGGTACGAGTACGTCGAGACGGAACTGGCGGCAGCGCTCGAGACCGCCGACCGCGTCGCGTGGTACGATCACCACCAGTGGGGCGACGACGTCGCGCAGGCGGTCCGCGACGCCGGCGTCGACCTCGTCGTCGGCGACTCCGACGAGGAGTGCAGCGCCGACGTCGTCTACCGTTCGCTCGAGTACGAGTTCGGCCCGATGTACGAGGAGCTGGCGGCGGTCACCCGGGACCACGACCTCTGGCTGCGCGAGGACCCGCGAAGCGACGACCTCGCGGACTACGCCTACTGGACCGATCCCGCGGAGTACGTCGAGGTCGTCCGGGAGTACGGCGTCGACCTGCCCGAGTGGGTCACGGACTACATCGCGGAGCGTCGCGTCGAGAAGGAGGCGCTGATAGACCAGGCGGTCGGGCGGGCGGAGCTTCGAGAGATCGGCGGCTACACGGTCGGGATCACCTACGGCCGCTGTTCACAGAACGAAGTCGCGGAGGCGATGCGCGAACAGGGAGCCGACGCCTCGGTGATCGTCAAACCCGCCGGATCGGCCTCCATTCGCGGCACGGACGCGTTCGAACGGTGCCACGAGGTCGCGGGGAAGGTCAACGGCGGCGGCCACCCCAAGGCCGCGGGCTGTAAACCCGACATCTACGACGACATGCTCGACTACGCGAACCACTGGACGACTCGCGGTGCCGTGACGAAGCGGGTTATCCTCGACGCGTTCCGGGACGTCGTCGCGGAAGCGGACGAGGATGCCGACGGCGACGCGGACGCAAGCGACGACTGAGCGGCTCGAAAATCGATCGCGAACCGACTGCCGAACGAATCACTTCATCCTTCTCGTCGGCCCGGCACGGGGATGCTTCAGATCGTTTTTCCAGTGGAAACGGAACGCTCGCGTATGTCCCAACAGCGTTTCTTCACCGGAGCGGCCGCTTCGCTCGGCGTCCTCGCGCTCGTCCACGCCGCATTCACCTGGCCGAGATACGCAACGCGCGCGTTCTTCGGTGGCGGTGCACTCGTCGCGTTCGTCGGCGAAGCAGTCGTCAGCAATCTCGGCTGGCTGAAACACCACATCGGCCCCACGGTCGTCGGCGTCCCGGTCTACGTGCTGTTCGGGTGGGCGGGGACGATCTACGTCGCTCCGCGTCGCCCTCCTCGTAACCGACGGCTGGACGGCAGTCGTCGCCACCAGGGCACTCGCGACGACCGACGACGTACTCACTGACCATCGGGGCGTCGCAGACGCCAACTGGACGTACACGGACGACCTCCCCGGACCCCGGTATCGCGGTGTTCCCTGGTGGAACTTCGCCGGTTGGTTCGGTATCAGTTGCCTGACGGCAGCGCTCGCCGTCGCTGTCATCTGACTCGGCTGCTGCTTCAGCCTTCGATATCGTTCGCCGCGACCCGTCTGCCCGCTCTCGAGCCGATCGATCACTGCCGCGACGCGAAGTACCGCAACACCAGTTGGAGGACGTGGACGAAGACGCCGGCGACGGCGATGTAGACGCCGATCGTCTGGAGCGCGACCGACTCGCTGCGCTGGTCACGGACCTTCCAGATCTCCCAGCCCAACCGGAGCAGGAACCCCAGAAAGATGAGGACGAACCCGAGGAGCAACACCGGCGCGACGACGCTTCCGATCAAAATCGCGACGATGCCGCCGACGAACGCGTAGTTGGCGTACGACCCCCAGTGGTCGAACGTCTTCGATCGGGCGTAGACGTAGGCCGAAATGACGGCCGTCAGGACGGCGACGACGACCGCCGTCACCACGAGAATCGTCGACCGCGACTCCGGAGGCGCGAAGCGAAGGACGCCGGCCCCGAAGATTCCGAAGGCCAACTGCAGGATCACCATCCCGACGAACGCGACTCCCGCGTCACCGCCCTCGACGCCCCGCTCGGCGACGAGCTGTCCGCCCATGATCGCCGCGCCGTACGCGATCGCGCCGACGATCGGGACCGCGAACAGGTAGTCGTTGACGCTCGCGAGCGGCGTCCCCGCGAGGACGTACATCACCACCACGTTGATCGCCATCAGTACGCTCGCGCCGCCGACGACGCGCGCGTCGCGACTCGAGAGACCGAACCCGCGGCCGGTCTCGTACGGGGTTTCGGTCGAACGCATTGCGTTACGGTAGGTCGCTGAGCCGCAAAAGACTGCGGCTTACTCGGTCACGTTCCACCGATCCGAGAACGCCGTGCCGCACGTGCACTGAGCGTAGGCGTGGACGACGGCGCCCTCGGCGTAGATTCCCCCGACCTCCTCGTTTTGCCCCTCGGCGAACGCGAAGACGAACTGCACGTCGTGGGTCTCGGCGTCCGATTCGTCCGGACAGTGCCCGCCCGTGAGGTCGTCGTCGATCGACCCCTCGTTGCTCATCGCGGACTTGGCGAACTCCATCGCACCGGTCCCCGTCGCCGCCTGAAAGGCGCCCCGACCGCGCTCGCCGTCGACCACGATCAGGGTGCCGTCGTCGACGCGCTCGCCGAACTGCTCGAGCCGGTCGTCCGAGACGTACGAATCGGCCAGAAACAGCGCCACGTCCTCGAGGCGCTCGCCCGCCAAAAACTCCTCGCGCTGGTCACTCATAGCGTCGGATTCGTCCTCGAGGTGGAAAAAGAACGTTATTCGCGACCCCGCTCGAGGAGCGAACCGGACGAACGGAACCGAACCGAGTACACGCCGTGGGTTCCCGTGGATCCGCGCGCCCTGTATTCGCGCGGATCGCGACGAACTAGACGTCGAGATCGGACGCAGCCAGCATGACCCGGAGCGCCTCGCTCGGCGACAGATCGTCGTCGAGTTGGCCGGCGTACCAGGTCAGGAGATCGACGAACACCTCGCGGACGTCGTGCGACGTGGCGCGGTGGCGTGCGATCTCGCCGTCGGTCTTCAGCGCGATGTCGACCCCGTGTGGTTCGGGGGCGTCGGCGAGTGCGCCGGCCGCCTCGGGGGTATCGACTGCCGACGGCGACGGGCCGTCGATCCCGTCCCCGGCGGGAAACTGACGCGTATTCAATTCGTCAGCGTCCGCCCTGATGACGTACTGATTCTCGTCGAGTCGCCGTACGTGGTCGCCCTCGAGCGCGAGGTCGTCCGGCTCGAGGACTGAATCGGTGTCACTGGTATCTGTCATGGATTTCTGATCGAAACGTATCGCTCGAGGAGATCCGTGATCGGCAGGGCGAACTGTCGGCCGCTCCCGAAGTACTCCACCCCGGAGAGCAGCAGGAACACCGCCATCGCGGCGACGGCCAACGCGAGCGCGAGCGCGCCGACGCGATCCCACCGCTCGGTCCGAGCGGCGACGGCGATCGACGAGGCGAGGACACCGGCGACACAGAGGTTGACGATCGCGTGCGTCTGGACGACGGTTCCGACGCTGACGTCGACGGCGCTGAACGCGGCGATTGCAGCGACGATCCCGACAGCCGTGAATCCACACGTCGCCGCCACGAACGGTCGCCACTCCCGGTCGACGATCCGCTGGATTGGCTCGAGGCGGAACACGCCGTACACCAGGACGGGAACGATCGGGGCGAGATAGCGGACCGTGATCGTCGAGTGGAGCGGGAGTCGCGAGAGGTACATGAGACTGAAGAGGCAGACGTAACAGCCGGCGAAGACGTCCGTCTGCGTGAGCGGGTCGCGCAGCCGCTGCCGAACGGAACGGGAGCGGGCGATCCGTCCGACGACGACGAACGGCGCCGCGACGAGCGCGCCGAGGACGGGTGCGGACTCGGCAATCGTCAGCTCGACGGTCTGACCGCCGGTCTGCCCGTAGTCGACCCCCGGGATTCGCCCGCTTCGGAGGAAGACGTGGGTGAGGCGGTCCGAATCCAGCGCGTCGAGGCCGGTATCGAGCAGGCCGCCGAATACGTCAACCGCGTGCAGCGCACCGTCGATTCCCGTCGACGCCAGCGCGATCGCCCCACCGACGAGCCGGGTGATCGGACCCCTCGGTTCCGTCATCGAGTCGCCACTCTCGCCCGCTGGGGTCCCACCGGCGGACGCTCCGCCGGCCGATTCGGCACCGCTCGCACCCGCGCCGGTGCCGACATCCTCGATCAGAACGTCGCCGCCGGTGTACGCCGACAGTAACCGCGGCGGTTTGACCGGATTGCCCGAAATGAGCGTGTTCGTCACGAAAAACGGCACCAGCGAGAGGAGGAAGACGCCGCCGACGATCCCGAGCGTCCGCGGGTCCCTCGAGCGGGCCGTCAGCAGATCCGCCGGGAGAAGCACGGCCAACAGCGCGAGCGCTTCCGGGGCGTGGATCCAGGCCGTCGCGCCGACCGCCGCGTAGGCGAGCGACCGGAACGCCAGCCCCTCGTCGCCGTCGGCGATGGCGACGCGGCTCCGGTAGAAGCCGTACAGCGCGACCAGGGCGAACAGCGCGGTTATTGCGTGGCGCTTCGGGATCGACGCCCAGAACCCGATCGGAACGAGCACGACGCCGGTGATCCCGGCCGCGATCGCGACCCGTCGTCCGTGTGCGTGGACGAACAACCGGTAGAGCACGACCGGAACGAACCCGGCCGCGACCATCGTACTCGCCTGGAGCGCCAGTAGCGGAAACAGTCGCGGTGGAATCGCGGTCGCGGTCGCGAGATTTACCTGAAAGAGGCCGAACGCGAGCGCGCAGCCGGCCGCCGTCGCGAGACGGCGGCGGCCGACCAGCCGACCGAACTGGACCCAGACGGCGAGCACCAGGAGACTCCACAGTGCTGCGATCGCGATCCGCGGATCGGCGACCAGCGCGAGCGCCTCGAGTCCCCAGAGGAACGGCAGCGCGAAGACCACGTGGCCGTAGTTCCGGGCGTAGAGTCGGCCGTCGACGATATTCATACCCGGCGTCGACGGGTCCGTCGGCCCGTAGACCGCCTGGCTGATGTGTAGCTGCCCCTCCGAGAGGGCGACGAGCGCGTTCCCGATCGCGAACGTGTCGACGATGAAGATGTCGACGCGCCAGTAGAGGGCGAACAGCGCGAGCGCGCCGAGGTAGATCGTGAGTCCGGTTCGGTCGCCAAACAGCAGCCGAACCAGCGCGGCCCGGTCGACCGCGAGCCCCGTCAGCTCCTCGCGGACGCGGTGGGCAGTGCTCATCGCTCCACCTCGAGCGCGACGGTCTCCTCGGTCACGGTGAACGCCGCGCCGTCGGACTCGGCGGCGACGGCGACCGTCGCCTCGACGCTCGAGTTGTCCGGCCCGGCGACCGTCTCGCCGGGGATCGAGAGCGGAACCGTCCGCTCCGTTCCCGCGGCGACGCTCTCGGTCGACGTCCCGGTGTAGTTCAGTTCGGGGACCGACACGCGATAGGTGATCGCAACCGGCTCCGCCCCGGTTTCGACGTAGACCAGCGCGTCGGGAACCTCGAGCCGGTGTGCGTCGGTGGTCGGTTGCTCGAGGGTGAGGTTCTCAGCGGGGACCCGCGTCGGGGAGACGAACAGCTGTCTCTCGACGGAGACGCCCTCCTCGTTCCCGGCGAACGAGGTGTAGAGCTCCACCGATTCGTCTGCGGGCTCGGTCCCGCCGATTCCCGGCACCAGCGGTCCGGCCGCGAACGTAACGAGCAGTATGCAAAGCGCGGTGACGACGACCCACTGGCGTTCTAGTTCCATAAAAATCGGAAAGGGAGAGTCCCTAGTTAGACGAGGACGTAGCTCTTGTCACCGAAGGTGTTCGGGACATTGACACCGTAGACGGACGTCGCACCGGACTGATCGACGATCTGAATCGTCGCGTCGGCTCCGGTTTCGAGGCCATTACCGTTCGACTCGATCGCAGAGAGGTCGAGCCAAATGGAGACGCGCTCATCGCTGTTGATGAGTGCGTCTTTCTGTCCGGTCGAACTCTCCAACGCCGTCGAAAATTCGGAAGCGGTGGGTCCTGTAGCATCCGCGTAGGTCAGCGTTGTCGCGGTCGTATCACTCGTGTACTGGATCGTTGCCGAGCTGAGGTCGATCTCTTCCGAACCGGCCGACTTCTTGACCGTCAGGCTGAGATTACCGATGTAGTCGTTCCCGGAACCGTCCGACGTCGTAACCCCAACTGCGTCGATGACCGAAATCTGATTCGCGACTTCCTGCTGCGTGTCGGAGCCGGTATTCGAGGCCTGACTCTGGAGGAGTCCGGCCGTGTTGATCAGTACGCCTGCCGCGATCGCCGCGACGAGCACCATTGCGATGAACACGATCAGCGTACCGATACCGACCTGACCGCGCTCGTCTCTGTCTGTAATTATTTCGAACATTATGTGTACACCCTGAGTGCCATCCCCGCCCGGTCGGACTCGCCGTGGCGTTCGACGCCACCGCGAGTCCTCGCGACGCCAGCACGGGCGTCGGTCCTCGGCTCGACGGGCTGGGCCCGTCGCTCCCGCGGTGGGCGTGGCGACGGGTCAACAGTCGTGTCCCGTCGAACTCCGAGGTGAGGCGAGTGGTTTGGCATCACAGTATCTGGGGATGCACCCCAGCGAACACATCGCCTATTCGGATTATCAAGCTCCGTTTCACCTCACAGGGCGTATCGAGACTCGACTCACGACTCGAAACGCGGACCGATTCGGCGGACGAACTCGAGCGGACATCTATACGAACACCGCGACTACAGGGGAGTAGTATGACCGTACCGTCCGACGATGATCGTCGCCGACAGCGACCGAGCGCGGCGAGATGTCGAACTACGCACGCGCAGAGGTAGCATGGATTTCGGACTCGACTCCCTGCGGACCGTTATCGAAGACTTCCTCAGCAACAGCGGTGGCCGACGGGGTCGCCAGCGCGAGGAACAGCGTCAGGAGGGGGCGGACCCGTTCGAGGACGACGCGAGCGCAGCCGACGCGCAGGCGGAGGACGACGAGACGACTGAGACGGACGAGAGCGGACCAGACGAGGGAGAGAGCGCCGCGTCAGACGCCGGTTCGGAGAGCAGCGGCGGACTGTTCAGCCGCGGCTCGTCGTCGACCGACGAGGACGACCTCGACGACCTCTTCTACCGGATCGAGGAACTCGAGGAGGAGCTCGACGACAAGGAGTCGACGCTGGGCACGGTCCAGGACTCCCAGCAGCAGGTGGCGGATCAGGTCGAGGAGATGAACGACACGGTTCGCCAGCTGCTCGGCGTCTACGATATGTTGACCGACGACGTGAACCCGTTCACGGGTGCCGGCGAGGAGCGAAACGGGTTCGGCGTCTTCGGCGAAGACGACGCGACGAGGGAGGAATCGACCGAGGGCGGGATGGGCGTCGCGGACGGCGGCTCGACGGTCGACGCCGGCACGGAGACGGTTTCGTTCGACGACCTGAAGGGCGTCATCGAGGACGCGGCGGCCCAGTCCGAACGGGCCGGCCGTGACGGCGGCGAGACGATCACGTTCGACGAAGACGGGGGCGACGGCGACGCAAGCGCCGCCGCCGACGCCGACGACACCAGCGTCGAAGTGCAGGCCACCGAGAGCGTCGACGGCCCCGAAGACGACGAGTCGGACGAGACGGCCGACGCTGCCGACGGGGACGGGGGCGGCTCCGACGTCACCCTCGAGACGCTCGCGGACACGTACGCGACGGACATCATCGTCCTCGAGTGGCTGACCGACCTGGTCCGGACGGCGGGACCGGCCGCGACGCTGCGGGCGATCTCGTACTACGCCGAGATCGGCTGGATCGACAAGGAGGTCAGAGACCACCTCGAGGCGACCCTCAGCGGCCCGGATCTGGACATTCACGTCGATCCGGGGGCGACGCCGGAGGAGCTGACCGCCGAGGATCACGCCGATAGCTACACGTACATCATGAAGCTCCAGGAGATCCACGAGACGAAGCGGGACGTCGAACCGAACGCGGAGTCGGGGCCGTAGCCGTGTTCCGGGCCACCGGCGAGAGACGGTGATCGAACGTGGGATTCAGTACCAGTGGCGCGACGGTGATCATCTTCGTGGGCGTCCTGATCGCTGCGGGGATCGCCTACCCGGTGTTCCAGACGGCCTCCGAGAATCGGTCGGCGGCGATCGACGACCGCGACGATCGAGCGCTCGCGATGCGCAACACCGCGATCGACGTCGCAGCGTGGCGCTACAACGAGAGCGGAAACGAGAATTTCACCATGGACGTGACCAATACCGGCTCGACGGTGCTCTCGATCCCCGAAACTGATCTTCTGATCGACGGGGTCTACCGACAATCGTACGAAACGAGCGTCGGCGGGAGTCCCGTCAGAGAGCTGTGGCAGCCCGGTGAGACGCTCACAGTGACGATCTCGACGGATCGACCGAACAGGGTGAAGATCGTGACCGAACACGGGATCGCCGAAACCATCACGGGGGTGTGATCGATGGCAGGAGACTCCGTGTCGACGCTGATCCTGTTCATCGCCGCGATGCTGGTCGCCGCCGGCGTCGCCGGCACGCTGGTGACGAACGTCAACGAACTCAGTAACTCGGTCGACACCTACAGCGGCGACGTGACGGACAAGATCGACACCGACATCGAGATCATCAGCGATCCGGGGAGCGAGGCGGTGTACAACGCGAGCGGTGCGGAGACCATCACGTTACTCGTCAAAAACACCGGCCGGAAGACCCTCGCGACCGACGGTACCGGACTGGACGTGCTGGTCGACGGCACGTACGTCTCGAGCAGCGACATGTCGATCACGGTCCGGGACGGCGGCGGTCCCTGGCGAGGCGGGGCGGTCGCCGAGCTCGAGATCGACCGGTCGCTCACGACGGGCGACGAACACCGGATTCAAGTGACGGTCAACGGTGCGAAAGAGACGTTCGAATTCTACGTTCCATGACTGAGTACCACTCCATCGGACTGACGGGGCGGGATCGCGTGAACAACGCCATCGGTGGCGGCATTCCGGCGGGGAGCATCGTTCTCGTCGAGGGGCAAGACGGGGCGGGCAAGAGCGCCATCTCACAGCGATTCTCGTACGGGTTAGCGACCGAGGGCGCCTTCGTGACGTACATCTCGACGGAGCTGAAGTCCTGGGAGTTCGTCGAGCAGATGAACTCGCTGTCCTACGACGTGGTCGACCTCCTGTTGGACGAGCAGTTGCTGTTCCTGCACGCGAACGTCGACACGCACGACGAGGGACGGGAGCGCCAGTTGTTGGCGCGACTCGCGAGTGCGGAAACGCTCTGGAAGGCCGACGTCGTCTTCGTCGACACGCTCTCGGCGCTCCTGCGGAACGACCCGAACTACGAGGCGGTCATCACGGAGGGCGACGAGGACCACGTCATCCAGCGGCTCGTCACGTTCCTGCGACAGGTGACCATGCAGGACAAGTCGGTCGTCCTGACGGTCGATCCCACGAGCGTCCGCGACGACGCGTTGCGGCCGCTGCGGAACGTGGCCGACATCTACTTCCAGATCGAGACGAACACGGTCGGCCAGGAGATCAGGCGGAAGATCCTGGTCCGACGATTCCAGAACATGAAAAGTCCGGTCGACGACTCCATCGGCTTCAGCGTCCAGCAGGGGCGCGGGGTCTCGATCGTCAGCAGGACGGTGGCATAGATAGATGTCCGATTTCGGAACCGCACGACTCGAGAACGAACTGGACGCGCTGGCCGACGAGCATCCGCACCTGCGGGAACACCTCGAGTGGTTCTTCGAGGAGTACGGCGAGTATCCGAAGCTCATCGACGAGCCGTCCGGCGAGTGGGAGTCCGATCGGCCGAACGTCATCTACGAGGCGGAGGCACCGATCTTCTGTCACGTCCACGGCGATCTGGGGATCGACACGACGTACTACTGCGTCGAGCCCACGCTCGAGGACGAGGACAAGGCGCTCTACAATCGGATCCGACAGCGAATCCTCGACAAGAGCGTCACCCGGCCGGCACCGGCCGACGACGAGGAGTTCGAGGATCACCTGGACGACCTCTTGGACGAGGTCGTCGAGATCACGTCGGGGATCACGGGGCAGTCGATCGGGCGGCTCAAATCGCTCGGGACCAGCAAGATCGCGCTGTCGCGTGATCAGTTCACCCGATTGCGGTACCAGCTCCAGCGCGACATCGTCGGACTCGGGCCGCTGGAACCGGTGATGGTCGACACGGCCAACGAGGACATCCACGTGATCGGACCCACGCAGTGCTACCTGGATCACGGCACGTACGGGATGATCTCGGCGACCGTCGACTTCGGCACGCCCGAGGAGTTCGAGCAGTGGCTGCGGAACATGGGCGAGCGGATGAACCACCCGATCAGCGACTCCGACCCGGTCATCGACGCGACCCTGCCCGACGGCTCCCGTATCAACATCATCTACTCCGACGACGTCTCCGTCCAGGGGCCGTCGCTGACCATCCGGCAGGGCGAGGAGATCCCGCTCTCGGTCTTCCAGATCACGAAATGGGGGACTCTGAGCCCGGAGCTGGCCGCCTACCTCTGGCTCTGCCTCGAGAACGAACAGACCGTCTTCGTCGTCGGCGAGACGGCGTCGGGCAAAACGACGACGCTGAACGCGGCGCTGTCGTTCATCCCGCGGGACGCGAAGATATACACGGCGGAGGACACTTCGGAGGTTATCCCACCGCACAACACGTGGCAGCAACTACTCACCCGCGAGGGCTCGGGCGACGAGTCGGCCGACGTGGACATGTTCGACCTCGTCGCGGCCGCGCTCCGATCGCGCCCGGACTACATCGTCGTCGGTGAGGTCCGCGGGGCGGAGGGGCAGATGGCGTTCCAGGCGGCCCAGACCGGTCACCCGGTTATGCTGACCTTCCACGCCAGCGACATCGTCTCGATGATCCAGCGCTTCACCGGGGCCCCGATCAACGTCCCCGAGACGTTCATGGACAACTGCGACGTCGCCCTCTTCCAGAACCGCGTCAAACAGGGCGACGACGTCCTCCGACGCGTCACCTCCGTCCAGGAGATCGAGGGCTACTCCGACTACGAGGGCGGCGTCGTCACCCGGCAGGCGTTCAAGTGGGACCCCCGCGACGACGAGGTCACCTTCACCGGCCGCAACAACTCCTACGTCCTCGAGGAACAGATCGCGACGCTGCTCGGCTACCAGGACACGCGAGAGATCTACGACGAGCTCGATCGTCGGTCGGAGATCATCCGTCAGCTCATCGACGCCGACGTGCTGGGCTACCACGAGGTCAACAAGGCGATCGCCGACTTCCAGCGCGACGGGCTCGAGGGGCTTCCCATCCGGATCAGCGGTATCGATCAGTTCGCCTGAGAGTACTATGTCGACCGACACCCAGTCCGCGCCGGATATGAACGCTCGGTCGCTGCTCGAGTCGCTCAACGTGGCGTACGCGAACATGGAGATGTCCGCGTCGCGGTATCTCCTGCTCGTCATCGCGCCTGCGTTCGTGTTCTTCGTCGGATCGGGGGTCGCGGTCGTCGTCCTCGGGCTCTCCCTGGTGATCGGACTCCCAGTCGTACTCCTGGGGCTGTTGGCGATGGTCGTCGCGGTCATCTACCCCAAGCTGGCACAGGACCGGAAGCGAAAGCAGGTCCGCCAGCGCTTTCACCTCTTTCTGACCCACATCACCGTCCTCTCGATGACGAACATCAACCGCGTGGAGATCTTTCGAACCCTCGCGGAGGAAGACGAGTACGACGCCTTGGCCGAAGAGATGGGGCATCTCGTCGCGATGGTCGACACGTGGAACCAGAGCCTCGACGACGCCTGCCGACTGCGCGCCAAACAGACGACCAGTCCGCTCCTGACGGACTTTCTGGAGCGACTGGCGTACACGGTCGGCGGCGGGCAGCAGATCAGCGAGTTCCTGATGGACGAACAGGACACGATCATCCAGCAGTTCGTCACCCGGTACGAGGCGGATCTGGCGAAACTCGACGTGATGAAGGAGCTGTACATGTCGATGATGCTGTCCGTGGCGTTCATTCTCGTGTTCGCGATCGTCCTCCCGATCCTGATCGGAACGAGTCCGACGCTGCTCATCGGCGGGACCATCGTCATGTTCTCGATCGTGCAGGTGGCGTTCGTCTACGCGATCCACGTCATCTCGCCGTACGACCCCATCTGGTACATCGAGGAGACCGAAGGGACCGGCCCGCTGACCCGGATTCCGCGGGCGCTCGCGATCGGCATCGGCTGCAGCGTCGTCCTCACGATCGTCATGGTACTGGCCGCCCTCGGGTTCGTTCCGCCGGTCGCCGATCGGGTCCCGCTCCCGATCATGGCCGCGATCCCCGTGACACCGCTGCTCCTCCCGGGCTGGCGGATGCGGCAGGAAGAACAGAAAGTGAAGGTCCGCGACGGGGAGTTCCCCAGCTTCATTCGCGCGCTCGGTGCCGTCGAGAGCGTCAAACAGACGTCCACGGGGAGCGTCCTCGAGAGCCTGCGCCGCAAGGACTTCGGGGCGCTGACGGCGAACGTCGACGCGCTCTACAAGCGGCTCAATATGCGGATCGACGATATTCGATCCTGGCGACTGTTCGCCGCCGAAACCGGGTCCTATCTCATCCAGAAGTTCGGCGATATGTACGTCATCGGTCGCCAGATGGGCGGCGATCCACAGGTGCTCGGGCAGGTCATCAGCGAGAACCAGAACGAGGTGCTCAAGGTTCGAGAGAAGCGCCAACAGGCGACGATGACGCTGATCGGCGTCCTCTACGGGATCACCGCCGCCGCCGTCTTCTCGTTTTTCGTCGGCCTCGAGGTCGTCGAGATCATGATGAACATCACGAGCGAGATGAACCTCGAAGAGCAAAGCGAGGTGGCCGGCAGCCTGCTCAGCACCGAGCAGTACGACATCCGGACGATCGAGTTACTGTTGATCCTGACGATCATCATCAACGCCGCGCTCTCCGCGGTCATGATCCGGATCACCGACCGCGGACACATGCTCAGTGCGCTGGTACATTTCGTCTTCATGACCTGGCTCGGCGCGGTGATCGCCGTCGTCACGCAGTACGTGGTCAACGTGGTCATTAGCGTGTGACTGCGGTCGGTTACAGCATCGACGTCGCTCACGGTCCGGGGGCGAACTCGA
This window harbors:
- a CDS encoding type II/IV secretion system ATPase subunit, whose protein sequence is MSDFGTARLENELDALADEHPHLREHLEWFFEEYGEYPKLIDEPSGEWESDRPNVIYEAEAPIFCHVHGDLGIDTTYYCVEPTLEDEDKALYNRIRQRILDKSVTRPAPADDEEFEDHLDDLLDEVVEITSGITGQSIGRLKSLGTSKIALSRDQFTRLRYQLQRDIVGLGPLEPVMVDTANEDIHVIGPTQCYLDHGTYGMISATVDFGTPEEFEQWLRNMGERMNHPISDSDPVIDATLPDGSRINIIYSDDVSVQGPSLTIRQGEEIPLSVFQITKWGTLSPELAAYLWLCLENEQTVFVVGETASGKTTTLNAALSFIPRDAKIYTAEDTSEVIPPHNTWQQLLTREGSGDESADVDMFDLVAAALRSRPDYIVVGEVRGAEGQMAFQAAQTGHPVMLTFHASDIVSMIQRFTGAPINVPETFMDNCDVALFQNRVKQGDDVLRRVTSVQEIEGYSDYEGGVVTRQAFKWDPRDDEVTFTGRNNSYVLEEQIATLLGYQDTREIYDELDRRSEIIRQLIDADVLGYHEVNKAIADFQRDGLEGLPIRISGIDQFA
- the flaJ gene encoding archaellar assembly protein FlaJ, whose protein sequence is MSTDTQSAPDMNARSLLESLNVAYANMEMSASRYLLLVIAPAFVFFVGSGVAVVVLGLSLVIGLPVVLLGLLAMVVAVIYPKLAQDRKRKQVRQRFHLFLTHITVLSMTNINRVEIFRTLAEEDEYDALAEEMGHLVAMVDTWNQSLDDACRLRAKQTTSPLLTDFLERLAYTVGGGQQISEFLMDEQDTIIQQFVTRYEADLAKLDVMKELYMSMMLSVAFILVFAIVLPILIGTSPTLLIGGTIVMFSIVQVAFVYAIHVISPYDPIWYIEETEGTGPLTRIPRALAIGIGCSVVLTIVMVLAALGFVPPVADRVPLPIMAAIPVTPLLLPGWRMRQEEQKVKVRDGEFPSFIRALGAVESVKQTSTGSVLESLRRKDFGALTANVDALYKRLNMRIDDIRSWRLFAAETGSYLIQKFGDMYVIGRQMGGDPQVLGQVISENQNEVLKVREKRQQATMTLIGVLYGITAAAVFSFFVGLEVVEIMMNITSEMNLEEQSEVAGSLLSTEQYDIRTIELLLILTIIINAALSAVMIRITDRGHMLSALVHFVFMTWLGAVIAVVTQYVVNVVISV